In Methanomassiliicoccus luminyensis B10, the sequence GATGGGCTCGGCGCCGACGCAGATGGTGTCGTTGACGTTCATGGCCACGCAGTCGATGCCGACGGTGTCCCACTTGTCCATTTCCTTGGCGAGGAGGAGCTTGGTCCCCACGCCGTCGGTGCACAGCGTCAGGACGATGTCCCCGAAGTCGATGAGCCCGGTGAACTGGCCCGGCAGGTCGATCATCCTCACCTTGCCGGAGCGGCGGTACTTCAGCTGCTTGACCAGGGCCTCGATCGCTCTGGACTTGCCGTCGATGTCCACCCCTGCCCGGGCGTACGTCATGTGCTCCTTCTGCTTGTCGACCATTCTGACCGCTACTGTAAGGGTTGCCTTATAAAAAACATCGCCGTTCATCCCGCCTTTGAAAAGGTGGGTTTTACGCGGAGAGGCTGTGCAACGGAACGGCGCTCCATTATCTACGGGACCTTCGGATGCCTCGAAGAGGACAGGCGCTCTCGATGAGGGTAAAACGGCTGAAGTTCCGAATTGGCTCCCGAACATCGCCATTCGTGGTACATCAATGACTGGCAGGCTCCGAGTCAGCGAGCCGGATGCAGCGGGCGATGGGGCCTAAGGCCGTTGGACAATTGAGGCCGAGCTCAGCTGCATGCTCACGAACTCGTTCGTGAGCGGCTGACTTGAAGGACTTCCTCTCGATCCGCCGTCAGCCAGCGGTTTCGCAAAGCCGCGCCGCACCAGACGGTCCTGGCCCGAAGCTCCCTATGTCGAGAAAAGCTCCGGCCGCGCGGTCAGCAGATCCATCAGCACCGCCGCACCGCTGTGCTCGGCATCGTGGGTGGAGAAGATCAGCGTCACGTCCTTCCCGGCCGACAGCCGGCGGAGGGCGTCCAGATGAGGACTGCCCTTCAGCTCCTCTAGGTAGCGCTGCCTGAACTCCTCCCACTTCTCCGGGTCGTGGGCGTACCACTTGCGCAGCCCGGCGGAGGGGGCCACCTCCCGGCACCAGATGTCGATGCCGGCCTTTTCTTTGGTCAAGCCCCGGGGCCACAGCCTTTCCACCAGCACCCTGACCCCGTCCTCCTTGGCAGGCTCCTCGTAGGCCCGTTTCATGCGCAGCATCGTTAAGCAACCCCAGCGCAGAGGTAATAATCCTATGGCTGCGGGATCTGCGGCGCCTCATCTTCCTCCGCGCACCGTTCGGCCCGCCGCGCTCGGCAGGACATAATCTTTAAGTTCGACCGCCCAAATAGCCAGGGAGATGAGCAAGCGCTGGCTTAACGAGAGGAAGCACGAGTTCTACTATCTCAAGGCGAAGAAGCTGAACTACCGCTCCCGCGCCTCGTTCAAGCTGCACCAGATCGACGAGAGGTTCGGGGTGTTCAAGCCGGGGGGCGCGGTGGCGGACCTAGGCGCCGCCCCGGGCGGGTGGCTGCAGGTCGCGAAAGAGAAGGTGGGCGAGCAGGGCAAGGTGGTCGGAGTGGACCTGCAGGCCATTGAGCCGCTCCCCGGCATCAGGACCATCAAGGGTGACATCACCGAGAAGGAGACGGTGGAGGAGCTGAAGTCCCTTCTGGAGGGGAAGGCCGACACCGTGATCTCGGACATGGCCCCCAACATCAGCGGCAGCTACTCCATGGACCACGCCCGCTCGGTCGATCTGTGCGCCCATGCCCTCGACTTCGCCCGGCAGGTGCTGAAGCCGGGGGGCAGCCTGGTCATGAAGATCTTCGAGGGGGACATGATGAACGAGTTCCTCGCCGAGGTGCGCAAGAGCTTCTCCAGCGTGCGGCTCCATTCCCCCAAGGCGTCCCGCTCCAGCAGCTCGGAGATCTACATCATCGCCAAGGGCTTCCGGGAGGCCAAGACGGGGCCGACCGAGGCGGACAAGTTGGCCGAGTGATACCGCAGCCTCGGTCCCCGATCAGGCAACTTCGGCGTTCGCCGAAGCACGCTGGCCATTTGCGGCAAATCTATTAATTTCGCCACCCCTATCCCGATGCGATGATCACCTATCTCACGGTCACTTTCAGCACCGAGGGGGCCCGCCCGTCCGAGGTCATGGAGACCCTTCACGGCCTGGGGTTCGAGCCTACCACGGGCAGCTACGATTTCATATATCGGTGGGGGAACAAGGCGACGGTGGAGGACGCCATCTACCTGGCGGACAAGGTCCAGCAGACCCTCAAGGGGAAGCAGGTGCTGTTCAAGCTGCAGACCGTGAGCGATTACCTCTGAGCCGGAGCGCCATGTCCTGCGGCAAGATAGTGTGCATCGGGCAGAACTATCGCGCCCACGCCAGGGAGATGGAGCTGGAAGCGCCGGCGGAGCCGGTCATATTTTTGAAGCCATCCACCGCGCTCATCGCCGACGGGGACGTCATCGAGGCGCCCGCAGGCCTGGGAAGAGTGGACCACGAGGTCGAGCTCGCGCTGATAATCGGGAAAAAAGCGAGGAAGGTGGCGGAGAGCGAGGCGCTCTCCTACGTTTCCGAGGTCGCGGTGTTCAACGACGTCACCGCCAGGGACGTGCAGTCGGCGGCGCGCACGGCCGGGCTGCCGTGGGCGCTGAGCAAGGGCCTGGATACCTTTGCCCCCATGTCCCGCCCCGTGCCGGTTTCGGAAGCGGGGGACCTGCGCTCCCTGAGGCTCGAGCTCAGAGTGAACGGTGAGGTGCGGCAGAGCGGCAGCACCTCGAACATGATCTTCGGCCCGGAGCGGCTGATCGCCTATATTTCGAAGTACATGACCCTGGAGCCGGGGGACATCATCGCCACCGGGACGCCGGAAGGGGTCGGGCCCCTGAACGACGGCGACGTGGTGGAGGCGGGGATAGAAGGGGTCGGCAAGGTCTCCAACCGCGTAAGAAGGATTTAGGTTCGATACGCAGTTCCCTAGTGGACCGAACCATTTCCCGATCGCGGGAGGATGACGTGAAGGACGATAGTTACGAAATCAGCAGTTGGCTGCTCTCTGGCGACCCGTCGATACAGTACATGATGTTCCGGTTCTTGCACAAGAAGGGCCCTGACGACCTGGCTCGCTCCCAGGAGGCCATCGGCGACTATGGGTTTGCGGCAAGATTGTTAGCCTGTCAAAATGCGGACGGCCATTGGGGGAGGCATTACTATCAACCCAAATGGACGTCGACGCACTACACTCTGTTGGACCTAAAAAACCTCTACGTCCCCCGGGATACCCCCGCATGCCGGCAAATGACCAAAAGGATGTTCGCCGAGCGCATGAAGGAAGACGGCTCGATCAATCTGGCAAAGAGCGACCTTCCCAGCGATGTCTGCGTAG encodes:
- a CDS encoding DUF488 domain-containing protein → MLRMKRAYEEPAKEDGVRVLVERLWPRGLTKEKAGIDIWCREVAPSAGLRKWYAHDPEKWEEFRQRYLEELKGSPHLDALRRLSAGKDVTLIFSTHDAEHSGAAVLMDLLTARPELFST
- a CDS encoding RlmE family RNA methyltransferase → MSKRWLNERKHEFYYLKAKKLNYRSRASFKLHQIDERFGVFKPGGAVADLGAAPGGWLQVAKEKVGEQGKVVGVDLQAIEPLPGIRTIKGDITEKETVEELKSLLEGKADTVISDMAPNISGSYSMDHARSVDLCAHALDFARQVLKPGGSLVMKIFEGDMMNEFLAEVRKSFSSVRLHSPKASRSSSSEIYIIAKGFREAKTGPTEADKLAE
- a CDS encoding fumarylacetoacetate hydrolase family protein; protein product: MSCGKIVCIGQNYRAHAREMELEAPAEPVIFLKPSTALIADGDVIEAPAGLGRVDHEVELALIIGKKARKVAESEALSYVSEVAVFNDVTARDVQSAARTAGLPWALSKGLDTFAPMSRPVPVSEAGDLRSLRLELRVNGEVRQSGSTSNMIFGPERLIAYISKYMTLEPGDIIATGTPEGVGPLNDGDVVEAGIEGVGKVSNRVRRI